The Paenibacillus tianjinensis genome has a window encoding:
- a CDS encoding response regulator transcription factor produces the protein MIEILLVDDESYVTESIAQTIPWEEIGVYKVHQAVSGAAALEIMDQQDIDILVTDISMPGMSGLQLIETASERWPDLRSILLTGYSDFGYAKKAIQLQAFDYILKPVNDDEFIKSVSSAIESLRDEWEAHDKYHMLMYNRKASYSVLRANLMHDLLLGRVMSERALAAKLAEYEIAFDTETQAAMLMIQLGKHYTAMDHHSISLMEYAIGNIAEELFKESFRVWFCKAPHDCLILLVEPNTQMQQLIGLSEQYESLRQQTLKGVIDSFRGSVSNYLKGDISLIVTEWFAFPEGLPAAYRSGLSSMFLAAHNEAGSVLFLEDKHIQEKVAIKSLESLYRPPTLIHLLESKQWETAREKITDVFRDMESARFSREHLYEVFLSITNAFMYIAHKGGQFISQIDQYALDPLLTQSIIVSYDRLQDWALDMLGKLEKELSESDQYTKSYIIKQVHELVGNHTGHDLSVKTIADHVYLHPVYLSKVYKAETGEGLGDYIIRMRMERALYLLKNTNKKIYEITTELGYQNPQYFSKMFKKHYGMTPNEFRDG, from the coding sequence ATGATTGAAATATTGCTCGTTGATGATGAGTCTTATGTAACAGAGAGTATAGCCCAAACGATCCCATGGGAAGAGATCGGCGTATACAAGGTGCACCAGGCGGTATCCGGTGCGGCAGCGCTGGAGATCATGGACCAGCAGGACATCGATATCCTTGTCACGGATATCTCCATGCCGGGAATGAGCGGACTGCAGCTGATTGAGACGGCAAGCGAACGCTGGCCGGATCTCCGCAGCATCCTGCTAACTGGATATTCCGATTTCGGGTATGCCAAGAAAGCCATTCAGCTTCAGGCCTTCGATTATATTCTGAAGCCGGTTAATGACGATGAGTTCATCAAAAGTGTATCAAGCGCGATTGAATCCCTCAGGGATGAATGGGAAGCTCATGATAAATACCATATGCTGATGTATAACCGCAAAGCCAGCTACAGTGTGCTGCGCGCCAATCTGATGCATGATCTGCTGCTGGGCAGGGTCATGTCCGAACGGGCGCTGGCTGCCAAGCTTGCGGAGTACGAAATTGCTTTTGATACGGAGACACAGGCGGCAATGCTGATGATCCAGCTCGGCAAGCATTATACGGCCATGGACCATCATTCCATCTCGCTGATGGAATATGCTATCGGCAATATCGCCGAAGAGCTGTTCAAGGAGAGCTTCCGTGTCTGGTTCTGCAAAGCGCCTCATGACTGCCTAATTCTGCTGGTAGAGCCGAATACGCAGATGCAGCAGCTTATCGGGCTATCCGAGCAATATGAATCGCTCCGCCAGCAGACGCTTAAGGGCGTGATTGACAGCTTCCGGGGTAGTGTGAGCAATTATCTGAAAGGGGACATATCGCTGATCGTAACGGAATGGTTTGCGTTCCCGGAAGGATTGCCGGCTGCTTACCGCAGCGGACTGAGCTCTATGTTTCTGGCAGCACATAACGAAGCGGGCTCCGTGTTGTTTCTGGAAGACAAACATATCCAGGAAAAGGTGGCCATTAAGTCGCTGGAGAGCCTATACCGTCCTCCGACACTGATTCATCTGCTGGAATCGAAGCAGTGGGAAACTGCCCGTGAGAAGATCACGGATGTGTTCCGGGATATGGAAAGCGCCCGGTTCTCCAGAGAGCACCTGTATGAAGTATTTCTATCGATCACGAATGCCTTCATGTACATTGCCCATAAGGGGGGCCAATTCATCTCACAGATCGACCAGTATGCGCTGGATCCGCTGCTTACACAGAGCATTATCGTCTCTTATGACAGACTGCAGGACTGGGCACTCGATATGCTCGGCAAGCTGGAGAAGGAGCTCTCGGAAAGTGACCAGTATACGAAGAGTTATATCATCAAGCAGGTGCATGAACTGGTAGGCAATCATACCGGCCATGATCTGTCGGTCAAGACGATTGCTGATCATGTCTATCTCCATCCGGTCTATCTGTCGAAAGTTTACAAGGCCGAGACGGGTGAAGGCTTAGGCGATTATATCATCCGCATGCGGATGGAGCGGGCACTTTACCTGCTGAAGAACACGAATAAGAAGATTTATGAGATTACGACAGAGCTGGGTTACCAGAATCCGCAATACTTCAGCAAAATGTTCAAAAAGCACTACGGGATGACACCAAATGAATTCCGGGACGGATAG
- a CDS encoding sensor histidine kinase — MYRYNLFSKIVSIMVIMLIPITILYFYSNKTTTDVLRSELNTSNNNQLSFFQNQVETNMELLSSWPILLIHDPDILSLKDTVLSTENLNLDAINLVKRIQTKLSIQESSSNWKSKLYLYSPAIHRVVTESDAKPYKDAELKREVKSGWHVERIADQYEDRFLFSWYSFTPYSSEFSPQRAATIMKVEFDSQNIEDMLDKFKSDGRRDPFYYKQGTGLIFNRSADKPLADKLVERLEQEQLNGSENRTLMMDGQSYSVNIVYSDKMGWYLIDYMPLSDILQPIHKSNRLFYFSMGALLLMSCLVAYILYVQVQVPVRQLVGGFQRLKQGDYSVRVGIKGKNEFSFLSGRFNNMVEQTQELIENVLMEKIHVREARLKQLQSQINPHFFYNCFSFITSMAKLGNREAVVGMSHNLSRYYRYTTRQERDLVSLTEEIEFVTHYLEIQNMRMSRLQYSISVPPQMRRLEIPPLVLQPLVENAVLHGIEPLASAGILRITGSCSGRTMTLTVEDDGQGMLPEAMKELEAKLSSAMDEEMGCGVWNVHQRMRLRYGEAAGLHFALSPLGGLQATLQWQLPESNTDTEDFREGTA, encoded by the coding sequence ATGTACAGATATAATTTGTTCAGCAAAATCGTGAGTATTATGGTCATTATGCTCATTCCTATTACGATTCTCTATTTCTATTCTAATAAGACCACCACCGATGTACTGCGCAGCGAACTCAATACTTCGAACAACAACCAGCTCAGCTTTTTCCAGAACCAGGTGGAGACGAATATGGAGCTGCTGTCCTCGTGGCCGATTTTACTGATACATGATCCCGATATTCTCAGCCTTAAGGATACGGTTCTTTCAACGGAAAACTTGAATCTGGACGCTATCAATCTGGTAAAGCGGATTCAGACGAAACTCAGCATCCAGGAGAGCTCCTCGAATTGGAAAAGCAAGCTCTATCTCTATTCGCCGGCCATTCACCGGGTAGTTACAGAGAGTGATGCGAAGCCCTACAAGGATGCAGAGCTGAAGCGGGAAGTGAAGTCCGGCTGGCATGTTGAGCGGATTGCTGACCAGTATGAGGACCGCTTCCTGTTCTCCTGGTATTCGTTCACCCCGTATTCATCAGAGTTCTCGCCGCAGCGGGCGGCCACGATTATGAAGGTGGAGTTTGACAGCCAGAATATAGAAGATATGCTCGATAAATTCAAAAGCGACGGCCGGAGGGATCCCTTTTACTATAAGCAAGGAACGGGACTGATCTTCAACCGCAGTGCGGACAAGCCGCTGGCAGATAAGCTGGTGGAACGGCTGGAGCAGGAGCAGCTGAACGGCAGCGAGAACCGGACACTGATGATGGACGGACAATCCTATAGCGTCAACATCGTCTACTCCGACAAAATGGGCTGGTATCTGATTGACTACATGCCGCTGTCGGATATCCTGCAGCCGATCCATAAGTCGAACAGGCTGTTCTATTTCTCAATGGGGGCTTTGCTCCTGATGAGCTGTCTGGTCGCCTATATCTTGTATGTTCAGGTGCAGGTACCGGTCCGCCAGCTGGTTGGCGGGTTCCAGCGGCTGAAGCAGGGCGATTATTCTGTCAGGGTCGGGATTAAAGGAAAAAATGAATTCAGCTTCCTCTCGGGCCGCTTTAACAATATGGTGGAACAGACTCAGGAGCTGATTGAGAATGTGCTAATGGAAAAAATCCATGTGAGGGAAGCCCGGCTGAAGCAGCTTCAGTCGCAGATTAATCCACACTTCTTCTATAATTGCTTCTCTTTTATAACGAGTATGGCGAAGCTCGGCAACCGTGAGGCGGTAGTCGGCATGTCGCATAACCTGTCCCGTTATTACAGGTATACAACCCGGCAGGAAAGAGATCTTGTCTCATTAACGGAAGAAATCGAATTCGTAACTCATTATCTGGAGATTCAGAATATGCGGATGAGCCGGCTGCAGTATTCCATCAGCGTACCGCCGCAGATGCGCCGGCTGGAGATTCCGCCGCTTGTGCTGCAGCCGCTGGTGGAGAATGCGGTGCTGCACGGCATTGAGCCGCTGGCCAGTGCAGGTATCCTGCGCATCACCGGCTCCTGCAGCGGCAGAACAATGACCTTAACCGTGGAGGATGACGGACAGGGAATGCTTCCGGAAGCGATGAAAGAGCTTGAAGCGAAGCTAAGCAGCGCCATGGACGAAGAAATGGGCTGTGGAGTATGGAATGTTCATCAGCGGATGCGCCTGCGCTACGGCGAAGCAGCAGGATTGCATTTTGCGCTTTCACCGCTCGGGGGACTGCAGGCAACGCTGCAATGGCAGCTGCCGGAGAGCAATACAGACACAGAAGATTTCCGGGAGGGAACAGCATGA
- a CDS encoding DMT family transporter, producing MSNVTASTTGMRTAPIRSGFWLVVLGAALWGVDPLFRIILLKSLTSSQIVLLEHVVLFLAAAPVLWRHRAELKKIRLRQAGALMVVSWGGSAVATILFTKALSSGDLNAVLLLQKLQPIFAIGLAAMILKERLPRNFGPLIVLALAGTYLLTFGWTVPFGHVNSFISVGSLMAMGAAALWGGSTVMGRYLLGSMSYETVTSLRFILALPLLFTITSLEGAPWQVNGGWGTTSAIAINLLLQALLPGLLSMLLYYKGLNTTKASFATLAELSFPMTGILINWIVYHQLVTLPQLVGFALIWTALFFISNQQSKQAQAVLK from the coding sequence ATGAGTAATGTTACAGCTTCAACAACAGGTATGCGCACTGCGCCGATCCGCAGCGGTTTCTGGCTGGTAGTCCTGGGAGCGGCGTTATGGGGCGTCGATCCGCTGTTCCGCATTATCCTGCTTAAATCATTGACCTCTTCGCAGATCGTACTGCTGGAGCATGTGGTGCTCTTTTTGGCAGCTGCACCGGTACTTTGGCGCCATCGCGCTGAACTCAAAAAGATCCGGCTGCGTCAGGCTGGAGCCCTGATGGTTGTATCCTGGGGAGGCTCTGCTGTCGCTACCATCCTGTTCACCAAAGCCCTTTCCAGCGGAGATTTGAATGCAGTACTGCTGCTGCAGAAGCTACAGCCGATATTCGCTATCGGGCTGGCTGCAATGATTCTGAAAGAACGTCTGCCGAGAAACTTCGGACCGCTTATCGTGCTGGCATTGGCGGGCACCTATCTGCTGACCTTTGGCTGGACCGTACCTTTCGGACATGTCAACAGCTTTATCAGCGTCGGCAGTCTGATGGCGATGGGGGCAGCTGCATTATGGGGCGGCTCTACCGTGATGGGACGTTATCTGCTTGGCTCGATGAGTTATGAGACAGTAACTTCCCTGCGCTTCATTCTTGCATTGCCGCTTCTGTTCACCATCACTTCACTGGAGGGTGCTCCTTGGCAGGTGAACGGCGGATGGGGGACTACTTCGGCCATTGCCATCAACCTGCTATTGCAGGCGCTGTTGCCCGGACTGCTCAGTATGCTGCTGTACTACAAAGGACTAAATACTACCAAAGCTTCTTTTGCAACGCTGGCTGAGCTCAGCTTTCCGATGACCGGGATTCTGATCAACTGGATTGTCTACCATCAGCTTGTGACCCTGCCGCAGCTCGTCGGCTTTGCCCTGATCTGGACAGCATTGTTCTTTATTTCGAATCAGCAGAGCAAGCAGGCTCAGGCAGTGCTGAAGTAA
- a CDS encoding PstS family phosphate ABC transporter substrate-binding protein yields MKRPFWLSLVLSIVAVAPIAIAAFIAYFFIALLGGFRFYAPLAVIVAIVLAVYSVCSIFDWFTPRIRRIAFACFAGLCLLATGGYELNKAYVNSLAEVSEKEISLEQYQPFQPGSKVSVLGQPASYQIKDKLPRLDGATALYPLYSAFVQAVYPKGSYDLHNFNNQIVVCSSTSYAYQRLISGETDIIFAAAPSLSQQKEAKLAGRELVLTPIGREAFVFFVNKRNPVNGLTTEQIKEIYSGELTNWKDAGGRNDRIRAFQREENSGSQSMLQKIMKDRTLMTAPHEDVMDLMSGIISQTSDYRNYKNAIGFSFLYYASEMNRSDDIKLLAIDGTEPNKDSIKSGAYPYSVSFYAVTAGTPNPNVQPFLDWIVSPEGQELVSKTGYVPID; encoded by the coding sequence GTGAAAAGACCATTTTGGTTAAGCTTAGTACTTTCAATTGTAGCCGTTGCCCCTATTGCTATTGCCGCATTTATTGCTTATTTCTTCATTGCACTGCTGGGCGGGTTTAGGTTCTATGCCCCACTCGCCGTTATTGTTGCTATTGTACTCGCCGTTTATAGCGTATGCTCTATCTTCGACTGGTTCACCCCTCGCATCCGAAGGATTGCTTTTGCCTGCTTCGCCGGCTTGTGTCTGCTCGCAACCGGCGGTTATGAGCTGAACAAGGCCTATGTGAACAGCCTCGCCGAAGTGAGCGAGAAAGAGATATCTCTGGAACAATACCAGCCCTTCCAACCGGGATCCAAAGTTTCTGTGCTCGGGCAGCCGGCTTCCTATCAGATAAAAGATAAGCTGCCCCGTCTTGACGGAGCAACTGCGCTTTACCCACTGTATTCTGCATTTGTTCAGGCCGTTTACCCCAAAGGCAGCTATGATCTGCACAATTTTAACAATCAGATTGTGGTATGCTCCTCCACCTCTTACGCATATCAGCGACTGATTTCCGGGGAGACTGACATTATTTTCGCCGCTGCCCCTTCGCTTTCCCAGCAAAAAGAGGCTAAGCTGGCCGGCAGGGAGCTCGTGCTGACCCCCATCGGCCGCGAAGCCTTTGTCTTTTTTGTCAATAAGCGTAATCCGGTGAACGGGCTGACCACTGAGCAGATCAAGGAGATCTACTCCGGGGAGCTCACCAACTGGAAGGATGCCGGCGGCAGAAATGACCGGATCAGAGCCTTTCAGCGTGAGGAGAACAGCGGCAGCCAGTCGATGCTGCAGAAAATCATGAAAGACCGCACACTGATGACCGCACCACATGAGGATGTTATGGATCTGATGAGCGGCATTATCAGCCAGACATCTGATTACCGTAACTACAAGAATGCCATCGGCTTCAGCTTCCTCTACTACGCCTCGGAAATGAACCGGAGCGATGATATCAAGCTTCTGGCCATTGACGGCACCGAGCCGAACAAAGACAGCATCAAGAGCGGCGCATATCCATATTCCGTGTCCTTCTATGCCGTAACAGCCGGTACCCCGAATCCTAACGTCCAGCCGTTTCTGGACTGGATTGTATCACCGGAAGGTCAGGAGCTGGTGTCCAAAACCGGTTACGTGCCCATTGACTGA